The window GGCATAGGCGGTAAAGCTATCCGTGGTGCAAAGGTCGGTCAACGAGAGACGGGTGGTCTCGCGGCGGCTTCGTTCTGCCGTGGCGGGCCGCTCCGGAGCCAAGCCAAACGGCGGCTTGTCTCCTGCGCGGGCTCGGTGAGCCCCGGAAACAGCCCCGGGTCTCCCCTCGCCGGAGTGAGCCAGCCGATACTGCCGGCTGTCTCCCTCCGTACAGCATCATACGGGTACTGCTTTGAACTGCGAACGGCGCCCCGCGGGAACATCCCGGCGGAGGCGCCGTCGCGGGGCCCTCACCCGGCGGCCTGAGAGCCGCCACCCGGAGCCCTGTCGTGCTCCCCTCCCCCTTGCGGGGAGGGGCCGGGGGAGGGGGTCCCTCAGGCCGTGATCCGGCCGCCGCCCAGCACGACGTCGTCCCGGAACATCACGGCGGACTGGCCGGGCGTCACGGCGCCCTGGGCCTGGTGGAACTCCAGCGAGACCACGTCGCCTGTGCGCTCCGCGACGCGCGCGCCCACGGCCGGCGCGCGGTGGCGGATCTGCACGCGCAGCTCGTCGCCGGGGGCGGGCGGCTCCGCGAGCCAGTTCAGCTCGCCGATGCGGACGTCGGTGCGGTGCAGCTGCTCCGCCGTGCCCACCACCACCTCGCGCTTCTCCGGGCGGGTCCCGATCACGTAGAGCGGGAGGCCGCGCCCGCCGCCGAGCCCCTTCCGCTGGCCCACGGTGTAGCGCGCGTAGCCGGCGTGCTCGCCCAGCGTCTCGCCGCCCGGGGTGACCAGCTTCCCGGGGGCGAGGGCCGGGTGGTCGGCGCCCAGGCGCTGCTCCAGCACGTCCACGTAGTTGCCGGTGGGGACGAAGCAGATCTCCATGCTCTCCGGCTTCTCCGCGGTCGCCAGCTCCAGCTCGCGCGCCCGGGCCCGCACCTCCGGCTTGGTCAGCTCGCCGAGCGGGAACATCAGCTTCGGGAGGAGCTC of the Longimicrobiaceae bacterium genome contains:
- the mnmA gene encoding tRNA 2-thiouridine(34) synthase MnmA; the encoded protein is MKRRVLVAMSGGVDSSVAAALLVEEGHEVVGVTMKTFCYSDDVEGTGKTCCGLEGIMDARRVADRLGIAHYVFDVEREFTRDVIDDFVAEYAAGRTPNPCVRCNGNTKFRDLLRRGEMLGCDAIATGHYARMGTDRRGNAVLLRGVDEKKDQSYFLWALPPELLPKLMFPLGELTKPEVRARARELELATAEKPESMEICFVPTGNYVDVLEQRLGADHPALAPGKLVTPGGETLGEHAGYARYTVGQRKGLGGGRGLPLYVIGTRPEKREVVVGTAEQLHRTDVRIGELNWLAEPPAPGDELRVQIRHRAPAVGARVAERTGDVVSLEFHQAQGAVTPGQSAVMFRDDVVLGGGRITA